AATCAAGCCACGTTTTAAAGGAGGTGTGTTGTGGCTGTTATTAAAGCACGAGATCAAGATATAGCTGTGTTAGCCCGACTTATGCGTGCTGAGGCTGAAGGTGAAGGCGAAGCAGGGATGCTAAGCGCAGGCAATGTGATGGTCAATAGAGTGAGGGCACGATGTCTTGATTTTGAAGATATTAATACAATTGAAAGAATGGCTTTTCAATCGCCAGGGGGCTTTGAGGCCGTTCAAAAAGGGTATTTTTATCAAAGTCCACGTGAAAGGGAGATTCGTCTAGCAAGAAGACTCGTACAAGGTGAACGTTTCACGCCAGGGGAATTTGACTTATGGTTTTTCCGTCCTGATGGCCCGTGTCCCGAGCAATGGTGGGGACAATGGAATTCAGGAAGATATAAACTGCATTGCTTTTATAGACCGATCCCATCTGAGTGTCCGTCTGTCTATAACACATATTAAAGGAGTGATAAGATGTTTTCTCAGCAAGGCTCAACTTATTCAAGCTCAGGATTCGGCAATTACGGAGCTGACCAGTCAAGGCAACACCAACAACCTAGTGGTATGACACCTATGACATCTATGCCACCTATGGCCTCTATGCCTTACATGCAGCAACCATTCCCGTTCCAACCAGGCACTCCTATGCCAACACCACCTCAATTTGCGCAGCAACAGTTTCAGCAGCCTTTCTTGCCGGATCAGTTATTTCCTGGTATGTTGCCAATAGAGCAATCGTACATTGAAAACATCCTTCGTCTTAATCGAGGGCGGATTGGCACGTTTTATATGACGTATGAAAATAACGAAAAATGGAACGCGAAAATTTTTAAAGGGGTTATTGAAGCAGCTGGTAGGGATCATATTATTATTAGTGATCCACAAACAGATAAACGTTACTTATTACTTATGATTAATTTAGACTATGTGACATTTGATGATGAGATCGAATACGATTATCCATTCGATGGTGCTCAACAACAATTAGCCACCTATCCACCACGATAATTATCGACCCTATAAAGCTTAAAAGGATGTCCCAATTACCGCTTGTAAGGGACATCCTTTCCTTGTCATACATATTAAAATGGGTTCCACCTAGAAAAGACAGATAAAACGAACCTTCAATCGGTAGAAGTTTTCTTTCCCGCTGATTGTTAGTTTAACTTATCGGACCTTTAGGGGCAGTTTATCCCCCACCTAAACTATTCGATCTTCTTAAGTTTTGAGGTGGGGGTTTTACTGCCCCTTAAGAGTGGGATAAATGGTTACTCACTCGTAGAAACATGGCGTATTGTTTCTTACTCCATCCAAGCTGCCACAAATAATAATACCCAGCCAGTGAGGAACGCCACACCACCGAACGGTGTAATAGCCCCTAATACGCGGATTCCAGTTAAACTTAACACATAAAGACTACCTGAAAATAACACAATCCCCACCAAGAAAGCCCAGCCAGCTCCGTGGACCAGTCCTGTAGTTGATAAATACTTTGTAAGAATCGCCACACCTATTAAAGCAAGCGCATGTATCATGTGATATTGGACACCTGTCTGGAACGTCTCTACATACCCGTTCTCCTCCAGCCGCTCTTTTAAGGCGTGGGCCCCAAAAGCCCCTAACGCAACAAATAAAAAACCATTTAAGCTTCCTAATAATAGAAATAATTTCATGACATATCAGGCTCCCCTTTCCTTCTAAAGCTCATCACCCATAACATACCACAAGCTAGCCGAAACGTAAAAGAGACGTGCTTTTTACGCCGCCTCTTTTTAGAAAAGCTTATCGATTCGTTATAAATACGCGAAGTGCTTCTTCAATCTGATCAGCTTCAGCTTTATTTTGACAATGAATAAGAATGTGATCCCCTTCTACATCCATTTGAACATGATGGAAGCCTTGTAAATCGAGGAAATCTGATATATCTGTTACCTCCTCTTTCTCTGCATATAATGTGTGTTGACCAATGTGCTCTCCGTTAATAAAAAGGTCATACCTATCTTCTTCTAGTTTCATATCTGTGCCATTACCTTGGAAATATCTAAAAAACACTGGCAATCCTACAAACCCATTATTACCTAACATTTTTTGCACATCCTCCTTCTCTTATTAGTTTGTAGGCTGGCTATTTTCCAAAAAAATATGTGCGAGAGCCTTTGCAAATAAAACGAACCTTCAATCAGTGGGAGCTTTCGTTACCCTTCCAATTATTGGTAGTTGAGTCAATTAGGACATTCGCGGCCGTTATCTCCCTCCTAATTAGATTTATCTCTTCTCTCTCTTTTAAGGCGGGAGTTTTACGGACGGTTATCTGTGATAAAAAAATCTAGCTGTGCCTCATCACTTATCAAGGATAGAATGGCGTTGGATACCACATTCCTTTTATTGTTGCTTCAAATAGTGTAGCCTTGAAATCTACATAATAACGTGATAGACGGCCATATTCATGCTCTTGTCCGCTCATTGATCCTTCCTCAAAGATTTGAGCCTCATCACGTAGCAGATGAGATTAAAAATGATGCCGTGTGCAAAGATAGGCATAACTAAACTATTGACTAAAAAGACCCGATGCATCGGGTCTTTTGTCGTAAAATAGGATTCAAAGCGTTTCAAAAGTCGAATAAGCTATCACTTGATGGGCTATCTCCATCATCATAAATCGAGTCTGTCGTACATTTTTTGCCGTTCTCTTGATGCGCTCTTCGTTCACGGCGTCCCTCCTCTAAGTCACCATACATCGCGTGTTTAACAGCTATATCGTCGGGGGATAGTTGTTTAGTCGCCGCTGTCTTATATGTCGCTGATTCTGAGGCTAAAAGTAACTCACAATACGTTTTTAACGCTTGAGCATTTTCCCGATAATTTCCTAAGTCTGGAGACTGATTAAGTGCATTTTTTAATTTCGCCAGTTCTTCATCCATTTTTTTCAGCACAAGCTTCGCTGAAATGTCCATCATCTTTCCTCCAGTCATTTATTTTCAGTTAATGTCATAAAGGCTGTCATATCTTGTTTAATCGTATCAATTGCCTCTTGCCAAAAGTCTGGCTTTGTTAAATCAACATTCAGATGTTTCTTTGCTAGCTCTTCTACATTAAGACGTCCTGTGTCCCGAAGAAGGTCAACATAGTTATTTTCAAATGCTTTGCCTTCTTTTTGAGCTCTTGCATAAATACCAGCGCTGAATAAATAACCGAATGTATACGGAAAATTATAGAAGGGAACACCTGTTATATGGAAATGCAATTTCGATGCCCAAAAATGAGGTGAATACTTACTTAGACTATCACAATAAGCTTCCTCTTGGGCGTCTTTCATGATCTCATTTAATCGTGCTTTACTTACAGGACCACTTTTTCGCTCTTCATAAAAACGTAATTCAAAAAGGAAGCGAGCATGAATATTCATAAAGAAAGCAATGGATCGATTTAACTTATTATCAAGCAACTGAATTTTTTCTTCATTTGTTCTAGCCTGCTGAATTGTGGCATCCGCTACGATCGTTTCAGCGAATGTAGACGCCGTTTCAGCTACATTCATAGCATAACGTTGAGAAAGTTGCGGTAAGTCATTCATCACGTGTTGATGATACGCATGCCCTAATTCGTGAGCTAACGTAGCCACATTAGACGCTGAACCATCAAATGTCATAAAAATACGGGATTCACCACTTTCAGGAAAGTTGGTACAAAACCCTCCAGGGCGCTTTCCTTCTCTACTTTCTGCTTCAATCCACCGATTTTCAAAAGCGTGCTTAGCGAAGTCAGCCATTCTAGGGCTAAAAGAATGAAATTGTTCAATAATCAATGTTGCCGCTTCATCAAAGCTTATGTTCGTGACATTTTCTGATAGCGGAGCGGTCACATCATACATAGCAAGCTTATCAATGTTAAGCAGTTTAGCCTTTCTCTCCATATATCTTACAAAGTCACCTTTATTCTTTGTAATGGTTTCCCACATCACATAAAGCGTTTCTTGCTTCATGCGGTTAATCTGTAACGGCTCCTTTAAAACATCTTCCCATCCTCTAGCAGCATACATTTCAAGCCGATAGCCTCCTAAATGGTTAAGTGTATTAGAAAAAAGGTCCGCTTCTTTTTCCCATGCCTGTTCAAACCTATCAAACACGTGCTTGCGCGTCTCTCTCTTTTTATCTGACATCTTATTGGCGGCCTGACCGACAGAGAGGTGCTTTGTTTCGCCATTCTCTTCGATAGTCACTTTCATCCGTCCAACAATGAGATTGTACATATCCCCCCAAGCATGATACCCATCGACAGAAAGACGTTGGATAAGCTTCTCTTTATCAGCAGAAAGCTTTTCCTTTGCCTGTTCTCTCC
The Salipaludibacillus sp. LMS25 DNA segment above includes these coding regions:
- a CDS encoding cell wall hydrolase gives rise to the protein MAVIKARDQDIAVLARLMRAEAEGEGEAGMLSAGNVMVNRVRARCLDFEDINTIERMAFQSPGGFEAVQKGYFYQSPREREIRLARRLVQGERFTPGEFDLWFFRPDGPCPEQWWGQWNSGRYKLHCFYRPIPSECPSVYNTY
- the gerQ gene encoding spore coat protein GerQ; this translates as MFSQQGSTYSSSGFGNYGADQSRQHQQPSGMTPMTSMPPMASMPYMQQPFPFQPGTPMPTPPQFAQQQFQQPFLPDQLFPGMLPIEQSYIENILRLNRGRIGTFYMTYENNEKWNAKIFKGVIEAAGRDHIIISDPQTDKRYLLLMINLDYVTFDDEIEYDYPFDGAQQQLATYPPR
- a CDS encoding DUF423 domain-containing protein, which codes for MKLFLLLGSLNGFLFVALGAFGAHALKERLEENGYVETFQTGVQYHMIHALALIGVAILTKYLSTTGLVHGAGWAFLVGIVLFSGSLYVLSLTGIRVLGAITPFGGVAFLTGWVLLFVAAWME
- a CDS encoding DUF5327 family protein → MMDISAKLVLKKMDEELAKLKNALNQSPDLGNYRENAQALKTYCELLLASESATYKTAATKQLSPDDIAVKHAMYGDLEEGRRERRAHQENGKKCTTDSIYDDGDSPSSDSLFDF
- a CDS encoding M3 family oligoendopeptidase: MTTMYSDVWDLDSIFSGGSDSQEFKSHLNDLETALTAFQTELDDMKTASNTDTTLWAGYTERAQLIGKKVREASAFISCLTAQDVMDEKAKLLGGKVKQLSSKYASVMTSIDEQFLAFDETQWEAFVLQEKIQAILFNVNERREQAKEKLSADKEKLIQRLSVDGYHAWGDMYNLIVGRMKVTIEENGETKHLSVGQAANKMSDKKRETRKHVFDRFEQAWEKEADLFSNTLNHLGGYRLEMYAARGWEDVLKEPLQINRMKQETLYVMWETITKNKGDFVRYMERKAKLLNIDKLAMYDVTAPLSENVTNISFDEAATLIIEQFHSFSPRMADFAKHAFENRWIEAESREGKRPGGFCTNFPESGESRIFMTFDGSASNVATLAHELGHAYHQHVMNDLPQLSQRYAMNVAETASTFAETIVADATIQQARTNEEKIQLLDNKLNRSIAFFMNIHARFLFELRFYEERKSGPVSKARLNEIMKDAQEEAYCDSLSKYSPHFWASKLHFHITGVPFYNFPYTFGYLFSAGIYARAQKEGKAFENNYVDLLRDTGRLNVEELAKKHLNVDLTKPDFWQEAIDTIKQDMTAFMTLTENK